TTGGAGATGTGGAATGGGTTCATAGTCTACTTGTCAAAAAACACTTTCGGAGTGACCCCACGAAAGCAGCCGGATAATACCATAAAATCCTATAAATTCAATGAAACTTGTAGCTCGTTTACTGCTGCTCCAAGGCAGCTCTGAGGCTATAAAAAGCCGGTTTGGGCTTGTAGTCTGCGTCAAAAGGCAGGGGGTTGGAATTTGGAGTACCAGGCAGATAGTTATACCAGGTTTCTTTGTCGGTAATGCCCAGCAGGGCAAAGCTGGGGCAGACTTTTGATTCAATACAAGCACGCATCATTTCATGGTAGATGCCAGACTGTATGTCATCTCTAGATTTTTGGTCGGCCTTTACGTCATTCATGTTTACATCAAATTCGGTCACGTAGACTTTCAGGCCTAGGTCACCGAATCGTTTCATGTTAGATATTACCTCGTCCTTCACGGGCGGATGCGTACCATCCAGGTGCATCTGCATGCCTATACCGTCTATGGGTACACCACGCGCTAACGCCGCTTTTGTGTAGTCATACATTCTGTTCGAAGTATCGTTCATTCTTTCGTTATTGAAGTCGTTTAACAGTAGCTTGGAATGCGGGTCGGCCTGACGGGCCCATATAAAGGACTGGTCAATGTAGCTCAGATCACCCACACTGTCTGCCCACCAATCATTCAAGCCGTACATGTGTTGGCCGCGGGTAAACGGCTCGTTGACCACCGTCCACTCTTGGATCCTGCCGCTATATCGCTGCCCCATAGTCATGATGTGATTACGAATAATCTCCAGTAGCTGGGCTTTGTTGTAGTTGCCTTTTAGTAGCCAATCGGGTAGCCATTTTTCTTCTCCCCATACATAGTGGTGTGCCTGAATAGACATGTCGTGCTTTTCTGCAAAATCTACAACCTCGTCCACGCGGCTAAAGTTAAAAGTACTAGGCGTGGGCCGCAGATCAGTATCCGTAAAGTGCCAGTTGGGTTGGTTGTCTATCAAGGCAAGGTCAAACTGCGAGGTCAGTATGTCAGAATACGGCTTTTCGCCCAGCAGCTTTGGCATAGCAAAGTTGCCCAGCTGAATACCCTTTGCCGCGGCCAGAGATTTCAGAGGAGGTTCAGGCAAGACAGGTGTCTGCGGCACCCTACTTTTTGTGGCAAAAAACAATCCCAAGACCACCACCAAAAAAACCACCACATGAAGGCCCAGTAGTTTTTTATTCGTAAAAAGAGATCGGATGGATCTATGCACTGCGTTCACTATAGTCTAGGCATTCACTAATACATAGCGCCCACGGCTATACCCGGGCGTCAGCCATATCTATAAGTACCTGCGCAACCTCCTGAAACCTTCGCGGAAAACACGACGCGTCTCCGCTCTGCTGCTCATAAGCTGGCGCGTCCGCAATGGCCTGTCCTATCTTTTCACCAATGGCTGTTATCTCATCCATATCAGCGGTCTGCGCCACCACCATAGACGCACAAGTTTCTGCCACCCCATTAAGGCATCTGTCACCATGGACGTCATATGCCAGCCACCGAATAACTGCTGGATCCACGTCTGTGGTATCGGCAGTTGGTGGTAGTTCATTAAACTTTAACATTACCCTCTCCTTATTACCCTGTCCCCAGTATTTGCCAGCACCTCTGCTTATGCAAGCGTAAACACTTTTCTACAACTCTTGCAATACTTGGCGCAAGTCGCGGATAGAGTGGTCTGCCGTAACCGGACTGGGTGTCGCTATGTGCGGATGGACATAGTGGTAGGTCGTGCCACCGGCAACTTGGTGCAGGTCGATGTCAGTCTGCGAATCACCGATGATAACGATGCCGTCCAGTGACTTGCCTTTGAGGTATTGGGCCAGGGCATCTTTTTTGGTGCCGTGTTTTTGATGGGCGTTCACGCCAACAACTTTGTCTTTTGGAAAAAGATGCTGAATGCCCACTGTGTCCACAAACCACAGCAGATCATGCGGCCGAGTATTAGACAAAATAATCTGGTCATGAGCAGCCCCATGTATCGACTCCAGGACCGCAACCGCGTGGTCATTCGGTTTTATATGCTTGGCCAAGATATGCAGATTTTCTTCGGCAAAGACAAAGCAGGCTGCCTGCAGCGCCATGTGCTGCTCGTTGGTTAAATCGGGCAACAGTCTTTCAAAATACTGAAACCATTTCAGGCCGTAAAATGCCCGGTTGTCTTCCTCACTAAATCGCTCGGCGTGCCCTGCCTGCCGTAGCACTTCATTAGAAATTTCCAGGACAGCCTTGTCGTTGTCCTTTTCTAAAACGCCATGAAAATC
This sequence is a window from Verrucomicrobiia bacterium. Protein-coding genes within it:
- a CDS encoding endo-1,4-beta-xylanase, which translates into the protein MHRSIRSLFTNKKLLGLHVVVFLVVVLGLFFATKSRVPQTPVLPEPPLKSLAAAKGIQLGNFAMPKLLGEKPYSDILTSQFDLALIDNQPNWHFTDTDLRPTPSTFNFSRVDEVVDFAEKHDMSIQAHHYVWGEEKWLPDWLLKGNYNKAQLLEIIRNHIMTMGQRYSGRIQEWTVVNEPFTRGQHMYGLNDWWADSVGDLSYIDQSFIWARQADPHSKLLLNDFNNERMNDTSNRMYDYTKAALARGVPIDGIGMQMHLDGTHPPVKDEVISNMKRFGDLGLKVYVTEFDVNMNDVKADQKSRDDIQSGIYHEMMRACIESKVCPSFALLGITDKETWYNYLPGTPNSNPLPFDADYKPKPAFYSLRAALEQQ
- a CDS encoding HAD hydrolase-like protein codes for the protein MKLFVWDFHGVLEKDNDKAVLEISNEVLRQAGHAERFSEEDNRAFYGLKWFQYFERLLPDLTNEQHMALQAACFVFAEENLHILAKHIKPNDHAVAVLESIHGAAHDQIILSNTRPHDLLWFVDTVGIQHLFPKDKVVGVNAHQKHGTKKDALAQYLKGKSLDGIVIIGDSQTDIDLHQVAGGTTYHYVHPHIATPSPVTADHSIRDLRQVLQEL